Sequence from the Microcoleus sp. FACHB-831 genome:
TAATAATCATGCCACCTACAGGTAGCGAAACCGGGAATCGTAATATCGATTTATCGTATCAATTACAAGGCTGGAGCCGACACAACAATCTAGGGCTTGCTTTTGATTCTTCAAGTGGCTTCACTTTGCCGAATGGTGCGGAACGTTCCCCTGATGCGTCTTGGGTAAGACGAGAGCGTTGGGATGCTTTAACACCTGAAGAACAAAGTAGATTTGCTCCCCTGTGTCCTGATTTTGTAGTGGAGTTACGCTCTCGTACTGATTCGCTGGAAAAACTGCGGACGAAAATGCAAGAGTACATCAATAATGGTACTAAACTGGGTTGGTTGATAGATCGGAAAAACCAGCGAGTAGAAATTTATCGCCCCAATCAAGATGCCGAAATTATACCCAATCCTGCTAGTTTATCAGGTGAAGATGTGCTGCCTGGATTTCTGTTGGATTTAGCGTCAATTATGTAGTTAGGTTTAAGAGCGATCGCGTTTAATCTTTTTGTAAAGGGCGAAGGGTAATGTATGGTACAGATTTCAACTTGGAAAATATGCGTATCCTCGCCGATAAAATAAAGTTGTTTAGTTAAAAAATATAGATTAAAAGCGATCGCTCTCTACAAAATAAAGCGATCGCTCCTCCTATTAACAAATATTCAGTTAGTAGCTAATTCCCCGTTTTAGGCGCTCCAGTTAAAGCATAGATAGGGCTACCCATTTGCATCAGAACTGGTTGGGTTTTATTGCTCAACAACTTACCACCAAGAGCTAAAACCGCAAGCGAATCGTTTGCAGAGTCGGGCTTTGCTATCGTTTCCCGCAAATTTTTCAGCAATTCTTCAATCCAAATCTTGTC
This genomic interval carries:
- a CDS encoding Uma2 family endonuclease, translating into MDAATITLPPTIELKIDLTQEQFFQLCQDNRDYRFERTASGELIIMPPTGSETGNRNIDLSYQLQGWSRHNNLGLAFDSSSGFTLPNGAERSPDASWVRRERWDALTPEEQSRFAPLCPDFVVELRSRTDSLEKLRTKMQEYINNGTKLGWLIDRKNQRVEIYRPNQDAEIIPNPASLSGEDVLPGFLLDLASIM